From Roseovarius pelagicus:
AGGCGCAAAACCGAACTGGTCAAGGCCTGCAAGGTCGGCTCGACTTGGTATGCGGCGGCAAGGGTCACCAATCTCGACGGCACCCCTGTCGAGGATGCGACCTATGTCACCGATGCGGACGGCTCGATCACCTTCGGAGCCGTCTTCCTCACCCGGTACGACGATGGCTGCTGGGGCTACAAGGACATGGAGGAAAGCGCTGGCCCGAACGAGTCGCGCGCTCCCCTTGGGTTGATCGAGCTCCTCTCCGATCTGAAAGACCCCGACAGCTACGCCCAGGACTGGCGCCAGCGCTGCCGGGATTGGGCTGCGATCCCGGACTACGAGGAAGGCGACAAGATCAAGCTCGCAACACCGGTGACGCTCACCGATGGCAGCACCTGCCAGATCGTCACCGCGACGCACTACAGGCGGGGCCGGCAGAAACGCCGCTGCTACCGCATCGAGGAAACCGGTGGGCTCGTACGCCTGTCGAAGGCCTCGCTTGCCGGCTCGGAGCTGCTCAGCTCCGCAAAGGGCGAGGCCAGTCCTGTGCTGGCGGAGTTCCTGGCGGGGCAGGGTGGCTGAGTTTCCCGCTGAGACAACACCACGGGACCACGCGCACACATACTGCCGACTTGAAATCGTATCTCAAATGAGATACATCATTCCCATCAACTGGAGGACCATCCATGCCTGCCCAAACATCCATGCTTCATGTCCGTGTTGACGATCAGCTGAAAGCACAGGCTTCGGACGCACTTGCGGGCGTCGGTCTGACGCTCTCCGATGCGGTGCGTATTCTTCTGACCCGCGTAGCCGCAGAAGGCGGATTGCCTGCCGGATTGACCGCTGATCCGGATGCCTATGACGCCTGGTTCCGGGCGAAGGTACAGGAAGCGCTGGACGATCCAAGCCCCACAACGCCCCATGCCAAGGCGATGCAAGACGCCCAAGCATTGATTGACGGGAAGCGCCTTGCCAAATCTTGATGGGCCCGATCTTGAATGGAAAGCCACGGCCATCGCCGACTTGCTGGCAATTATTGACTACATTTCCGATGACAACCCGGATGCCGCCCAAGTTCTCAAAGATGAGATTGAACACAAGACGTCCCTCCTTCCAGAACGCCCTCAAATGTACCGCGCGGGCCGTGTCGATGGGACCCGGGAGATGGTTGTTCGGCCAAACTACATCGTGGTTTATGCTGAAAGCCCTGAGATGGTGACCATTTTGCGCGTACTTCATGCTGCGCAGCAGTGGCCATGATCGGCGTGCAGGCCCTCCGCTAAAAAATTGCCCGCTCTACGCCTTCAAAGTGTAGAGCGGGCTTTTTGTCCTTTGGAACTCAGACCCTGATCCAAAGGAAATCCCCATGACCAAGCCCAAACCGGCAAATCCGGCTCTCTCAATCTCCCACCCTGACCTCGCCTCTGCCCTCGCGCAGATCGGCGCGGAGGTCGACCACCAACCCCTGCGCAGCTCAGCGCTCGCGCGCATCATGCGCGAGACGTTTCATGGCAGCGATGCTGGCGGTGCCTGGGACTGGCGCATGGCCTATGACCTGATGCAGGCCGCGGCTGTCCATGTGCTGCTGCGTGGGGACGGCGCGGCAGGTGACATCGCCGCTGCAAAGCTGCTTGCCTCACGGCTGCTGACGGAAACGCGCCGGTCAGAGCAGCAGATCCGGCTGCAGCAGTTTTCCACGCCGCTGCCATTTGCGGCGCTGGTCTTGCGGGCGGCGGTGATCTGCAAGGGCGAGACCGTGTTGGAGCCCTCGGCTGGCACCGGTGCCCTGGCTGCTTTCGCCGCCCGGGCCGGTGCCACGCTTTTGCTCAATGAAATCGACCCCTTTCGCCAGCGCCTCCTGCGGGCCCTCTTCGGTGCCGAGGTCACAGGCCATGACGGCGAGCATATCGATGATCTGCTGCAGACGCCGGTTCTACCCGACGTCGTGGTGATGAATCCGCCCTTCGCCTCCTCGGTCGATCGCTCCCGAGACAAGCACATCGCCGCCAAACATCTCATCGCGGCTTCAAAGCGTCTCGCGCCCGGTGGGCGGCTGGTGGCGATCATGCCGCCGGGATTCACGCCCGAACGCGATGCCGCGCATTGGGCACGCGCCTGCGGTCTCCTCACGCCGCGACTGGCGCTGACGATGCCGGGGCAGGTCTACCGCAAGCTTGGCACCTCTGTCGAAACCCAGCTCATGGTTTTCGACAAGGTGCAGGAGGATGGCGAGATGATCCGCGCCATTGTGTGCGATCTGGACGAAGCCCTTCCTTTTGTCGACGCCGTGGCCGCAACCCGGCCCGAGATGCGCCCCGCCCAAGGGGGTGAAGCGATCCCTCACGGGCGGCCGACCGTACCATCCTCTGCTCCG
This genomic window contains:
- a CDS encoding DUF6927 domain-containing protein produces the protein MGWLFYTDGRVQTYADEKAEITRLCTFEGDRRKTELVKACKVGSTWYAAARVTNLDGTPVEDATYVTDADGSITFGAVFLTRYDDGCWGYKDMEESAGPNESRAPLGLIELLSDLKDPDSYAQDWRQRCRDWAAIPDYEEGDKIKLATPVTLTDGSTCQIVTATHYRRGRQKRRCYRIEETGGLVRLSKASLAGSELLSSAKGEASPVLAEFLAGQGG
- a CDS encoding type II toxin-antitoxin system RelE/ParE family toxin, yielding MPNLDGPDLEWKATAIADLLAIIDYISDDNPDAAQVLKDEIEHKTSLLPERPQMYRAGRVDGTREMVVRPNYIVVYAESPEMVTILRVLHAAQQWP
- a CDS encoding type II toxin-antitoxin system RelB/DinJ family antitoxin, whose product is MPAQTSMLHVRVDDQLKAQASDALAGVGLTLSDAVRILLTRVAAEGGLPAGLTADPDAYDAWFRAKVQEALDDPSPTTPHAKAMQDAQALIDGKRLAKS